The proteins below are encoded in one region of Opisthocomus hoazin isolate bOpiHoa1 chromosome 26, bOpiHoa1.hap1, whole genome shotgun sequence:
- the MAPT gene encoding microtubule-associated protein tau isoform X1, with protein MEDHTAGQEKHIPSGYPLQIPVDDGSDEPVSETSDAKSTPTTEDATAPLVEEGDHEDQGGVEQHGEIPEGTTAEEAGVGATPNLEDHAGGDATQGEPSSPKLQPGPPERVGDAIKRESQPMKQVAGVLQQPLLSHEMKATTAVPTRIEVTIPIPLDMYQDSRASEDNNELWDQRGREGIGVDPALGTELGPGVCTEGLAGAGGTADSRIKDGPSPLYTRAPLKEDASGWEGDEDRDVDETSEQDLLSLVGQHVSAGSEMGLCLATGKEALEEYAFEENKSKDVLRDIPREALPVETESHKAVEDQEERRQPLRGEEDRDVTPPEPSVIISQKEVEPEEGEDSGPLLETAKLPVELKDDVEDKDAPLEEAVPGTGKHRSPKKKPCAHVADKAVSRVPLLKGRIDSKDKEGTEAEEKKPKKSSPSTAKPPGDRPSIPPQRHTSSSTTPSKTPSSPASTSKRVSSVTPRPASTGTQETKAKGPEMRGGTKTATPRSAAGQRNSTNATRIPAKTPTAPKTPPGSGRKEQKKPPPAAAKSEKGEQPKSGDRSGYSSPGSPGTPGSRSRTPSLPTPPAREPKKVAVVRTPPKSPASAKSRVQPSAAPMPDLKNVKSKIGSTENLKHQPGGGKVQIVNKKLDFSSVQSKCGSKDNIKHIPGGGSVQIVNKKVDFSSVQSRCGSKDNIKHIPGGGSVQIVYKPVDLSHVTSKCGSLGNIHHKPGGGQVEVKSEKLDFKDKVQSKIGSLDNISHVPGGGNKKIETHKLTFRENAKAKTDHGAEIVYKSPTISGDASPRRLSNVSSTGSINMVDSPQLATLADEVSASLAKQGL; from the exons ATGGAGGATCACACAGCTGGCCAGGAGAAGCACATCCCATCAG gctatccccttcagATACCAGTCGATGATGGATCAGATGAGCCTGTTTCTGAAACATCTGACGCTAAGAGCACCCCAACTACGGAAG ATGCCACAGCACCTTTAGTGGAGGAAGGAGACCACGAGGATCAGGGTGGTGTCGAACAGCACGGGGAGATCCCAGAAGGAACCACAG CTGAAGAGGCAGGTGTAGGAGCCACCCCCAACCTGGAGGACCACGCTGGAGGAGATGCCACTCAAG GGGAGCCAAGCTCTCCAAAGCTACAGCCTGGCCCTCCGGAGCGTGTGGGAGATGCAATAAAAAGAGAAAGCCAGCCCATGAAGCAGGTAGCTGGGGTTCTTCAGCAGCCTCTTCTGTCACATGAAATGAAGGCTACAACAGCAGTTCCCACCAGAATCGAGGTCACCATCCCAATACCCCTGGATATGTACCAAGACTCCAGAGCATCTGAAGACAACAATGAGCTGTGGGATCAGCGAGGCAGAGAAGGCATTGGTGTGGATCCAGCACTGGGAACAGAGCTAGGTCCTGGTGTGTGCACTGAGGGGTTGGCAGGAGCAGGTGGCACAGCTGACTCCCGTATTAAAGATGGGCCATCTCCTTTGTATACCAGAGCTCCATTAAAAGAAGATGCCAGTGGATGGGAAGGAGATGAGGACCGCGATGTTGATGAAACTTCTGAACAGGATTTGCTTTCCCTGGTGGGACAGCATGTTTCAGCAGGATCTGAAATGGGGTTGTGTCTAGCAACAGGCAAGGAAGCTCTTGAAGAATATGCCTTTGAAGAAAACAAGTCCAAAGATGTCCTCAGAGACATCCCAAGAGAGGCACTTCCTGTTGAAACTGAGTCACATAAAGCAGTAGAGGACCAAGAGGAGAGGAGACAGCCATTGAGGGGGGAAGAAGACAGAGATGTCACCCCACCAGAGCCTTCTGTAATCATCTCCCAAAAAGAAGTGGAGCCTGAGGAGGGAGAAGATTCTGGACCCTTGCTAGAAACAGCCAAACTCCCCGTTGAGTTAAAAGATGATGTGGAAGATAAAGACGCTCCTTTGGAAGAGGCTGTGCCAGGTACAGGAAAACACCGGTCACCCAAGAAGAAACCTTGTGCCCATGTTGCAGATAAAGCCGTCAGTCGCGTCCCTCTCCTAAAAG GCCGTATTGACAGCAAAGACAAGGAAGGGACTGAAGCTGAGGAAAAGAAACCGAAG AAATCCTCACCTTCCACTGCCAAACCCCCAGGCGATAGACCCTCCATCCCCCCCCAGCGACACACCTCCTCTAGCACAACCCCTTCGAAAAcaccctccagccctgcttccacCTCTAAACGAGTCTCATCTGTCACACCCCGACCTGCCAGTACAGGAACACAAGAAACGAAAGCCAAG GGCCCGGAGATGAGAGGTGGCACGAAGACGGCCACGCCGCGGTCTGCAGCTGGGCAGAGGAACTCGACCAATGCCACACGCatcccggcaaagacacccacgGCCCCCAAGACACCTCCTGGCTCTG gcagaaaggagcagaaaaaaccacctcctgcagcagcaaaGTCGGAGAAAG GTGAGCAGCCAAAGTCCGGAGACAGAAGCGGTTACAGCagtcccggctcccccgggacTCCAGGCAGCCGTTCCCGCACTCCCTCTCTGCCCACCCCACCAGCCAGGGAGCCCAAGAAGGTGGCAGTGGTTCGCACACCACCGAAATCTCCTGCGTCTGCCAAGAGCCGCGTCCAGCCGTCAGCCGCACCCATGCCTGATCTGAAAAATGTGAAGTCCAAAATTGGCTCAACTGAAAACCTGAAGCACCAGCCCGGAGGTGGCAAG GTGCAGATTGTTAATAAGAAGCTGGACTTTAGCAGCGTTCAATCCAAGTGTGGCTCAAAGGATAATATCAAACACATCCCAGGAGGAGGCAGT GTGCAGATTGTTAATAAGAAGGTGGACTTTAGCAGCGTTCAATCCAGGTGTGGCTCAAAGGATAATATCAAACACATCCCGGGAGGAGGCAGT GTGCAAATCGTTTACAAGCCAGTCGACCTGAGCCACGTGACATCCAAATGTGGTTCCCTGGGCAACATCCATCACAAACCAG GCGGCGGCCAGGTGGAGGTGAAATCTGAGAAACTGGACTTCAAAGATAAGGTGCAATCGAAAATCGGGTCCTTAGATAACATCAGCCACGTCCCTggaggaggaaataaaaag ATTGAGACCCATAAGCTGACTTTCCGTGAGAACGCCAAAGCCAAGACTGACCACGGCGCCGAAATTGTCTACAAGTCCCCCACCATCTCCGGAGATGCCTCCCCGCGCCGCCTTAGCAACGTCTCCTCCACCGGCAGCATCAACATGGTGGACTCCCCCCAGCTCGCCACGCTAGCCGACGAAGTGTCTGCTTCGCTGGCCAAGCAGGGCTTGTGA
- the MAPT gene encoding microtubule-associated protein tau isoform X9: MEDHTAGQEKHIPSGYPLQIPVDDGSDEPVSETSDAKSTPTTEDATAPLVEEGDHEDQGGVEQHGEIPEGTTAEEAGVGATPNLEDHAGGDATQGRIDSKDKEGTEAEEKKPKKSSPSTAKPPGDRPSIPPQRHTSSSTTPSKTPSSPASTSKRVSSVTPRPASTGTQETKAKGPEMRGGTKTATPRSAAGQRNSTNATRIPAKTPTAPKTPPGSGRKEQKKPPPAAAKSEKGEQPKSGDRSGYSSPGSPGTPGSRSRTPSLPTPPAREPKKVAVVRTPPKSPASAKSRVQPSAAPMPDLKNVKSKIGSTENLKHQPGGGKVQIVNKKLDFSSVQSKCGSKDNIKHIPGGGSVQIVNKKVDFSSVQSRCGSKDNIKHIPGGGSVQIVYKPVDLSHVTSKCGSLGNIHHKPGGGQVEVKSEKLDFKDKVQSKIGSLDNISHVPGGGNKKIETHKLTFRENAKAKTDHGAEIVYKSPTISGDASPRRLSNVSSTGSINMVDSPQLATLADEVSASLAKQGL, from the exons ATGGAGGATCACACAGCTGGCCAGGAGAAGCACATCCCATCAG gctatccccttcagATACCAGTCGATGATGGATCAGATGAGCCTGTTTCTGAAACATCTGACGCTAAGAGCACCCCAACTACGGAAG ATGCCACAGCACCTTTAGTGGAGGAAGGAGACCACGAGGATCAGGGTGGTGTCGAACAGCACGGGGAGATCCCAGAAGGAACCACAG CTGAAGAGGCAGGTGTAGGAGCCACCCCCAACCTGGAGGACCACGCTGGAGGAGATGCCACTCAAG GCCGTATTGACAGCAAAGACAAGGAAGGGACTGAAGCTGAGGAAAAGAAACCGAAG AAATCCTCACCTTCCACTGCCAAACCCCCAGGCGATAGACCCTCCATCCCCCCCCAGCGACACACCTCCTCTAGCACAACCCCTTCGAAAAcaccctccagccctgcttccacCTCTAAACGAGTCTCATCTGTCACACCCCGACCTGCCAGTACAGGAACACAAGAAACGAAAGCCAAG GGCCCGGAGATGAGAGGTGGCACGAAGACGGCCACGCCGCGGTCTGCAGCTGGGCAGAGGAACTCGACCAATGCCACACGCatcccggcaaagacacccacgGCCCCCAAGACACCTCCTGGCTCTG gcagaaaggagcagaaaaaaccacctcctgcagcagcaaaGTCGGAGAAAG GTGAGCAGCCAAAGTCCGGAGACAGAAGCGGTTACAGCagtcccggctcccccgggacTCCAGGCAGCCGTTCCCGCACTCCCTCTCTGCCCACCCCACCAGCCAGGGAGCCCAAGAAGGTGGCAGTGGTTCGCACACCACCGAAATCTCCTGCGTCTGCCAAGAGCCGCGTCCAGCCGTCAGCCGCACCCATGCCTGATCTGAAAAATGTGAAGTCCAAAATTGGCTCAACTGAAAACCTGAAGCACCAGCCCGGAGGTGGCAAG GTGCAGATTGTTAATAAGAAGCTGGACTTTAGCAGCGTTCAATCCAAGTGTGGCTCAAAGGATAATATCAAACACATCCCAGGAGGAGGCAGT GTGCAGATTGTTAATAAGAAGGTGGACTTTAGCAGCGTTCAATCCAGGTGTGGCTCAAAGGATAATATCAAACACATCCCGGGAGGAGGCAGT GTGCAAATCGTTTACAAGCCAGTCGACCTGAGCCACGTGACATCCAAATGTGGTTCCCTGGGCAACATCCATCACAAACCAG GCGGCGGCCAGGTGGAGGTGAAATCTGAGAAACTGGACTTCAAAGATAAGGTGCAATCGAAAATCGGGTCCTTAGATAACATCAGCCACGTCCCTggaggaggaaataaaaag ATTGAGACCCATAAGCTGACTTTCCGTGAGAACGCCAAAGCCAAGACTGACCACGGCGCCGAAATTGTCTACAAGTCCCCCACCATCTCCGGAGATGCCTCCCCGCGCCGCCTTAGCAACGTCTCCTCCACCGGCAGCATCAACATGGTGGACTCCCCCCAGCTCGCCACGCTAGCCGACGAAGTGTCTGCTTCGCTGGCCAAGCAGGGCTTGTGA
- the MAPT gene encoding microtubule-associated protein tau isoform X11, protein MEDHTAGQEKHIPSGYPLQIPVDDGSDEPVSETSDAKSTPTTEAEEAGVGATPNLEDHAGGDATQGRIDSKDKEGTEAEEKKPKGPEMRGGTKTATPRSAAGQRNSTNATRIPAKTPTAPKTPPGSGRKEQKKPPPAAAKSEKGEQPKSGDRSGYSSPGSPGTPGSRSRTPSLPTPPAREPKKVAVVRTPPKSPASAKSRVQPSAAPMPDLKNVKSKIGSTENLKHQPGGGKVQIVNKKLDFSSVQSKCGSKDNIKHIPGGGSVQIVYKPVDLSHVTSKCGSLGNIHHKPGGGQVEVKSEKLDFKDKVQSKIGSLDNISHVPGGGNKKIETHKLTFRENAKAKTDHGAEIVYKSPTISGDASPRRLSNVSSTGSINMVDSPQLATLADEVSASLAKQGL, encoded by the exons ATGGAGGATCACACAGCTGGCCAGGAGAAGCACATCCCATCAG gctatccccttcagATACCAGTCGATGATGGATCAGATGAGCCTGTTTCTGAAACATCTGACGCTAAGAGCACCCCAACTACGGAAG CTGAAGAGGCAGGTGTAGGAGCCACCCCCAACCTGGAGGACCACGCTGGAGGAGATGCCACTCAAG GCCGTATTGACAGCAAAGACAAGGAAGGGACTGAAGCTGAGGAAAAGAAACCGAAG GGCCCGGAGATGAGAGGTGGCACGAAGACGGCCACGCCGCGGTCTGCAGCTGGGCAGAGGAACTCGACCAATGCCACACGCatcccggcaaagacacccacgGCCCCCAAGACACCTCCTGGCTCTG gcagaaaggagcagaaaaaaccacctcctgcagcagcaaaGTCGGAGAAAG GTGAGCAGCCAAAGTCCGGAGACAGAAGCGGTTACAGCagtcccggctcccccgggacTCCAGGCAGCCGTTCCCGCACTCCCTCTCTGCCCACCCCACCAGCCAGGGAGCCCAAGAAGGTGGCAGTGGTTCGCACACCACCGAAATCTCCTGCGTCTGCCAAGAGCCGCGTCCAGCCGTCAGCCGCACCCATGCCTGATCTGAAAAATGTGAAGTCCAAAATTGGCTCAACTGAAAACCTGAAGCACCAGCCCGGAGGTGGCAAG GTGCAGATTGTTAATAAGAAGCTGGACTTTAGCAGCGTTCAATCCAAGTGTGGCTCAAAGGATAATATCAAACACATCCCAGGAGGAGGCAGT GTGCAAATCGTTTACAAGCCAGTCGACCTGAGCCACGTGACATCCAAATGTGGTTCCCTGGGCAACATCCATCACAAACCAG GCGGCGGCCAGGTGGAGGTGAAATCTGAGAAACTGGACTTCAAAGATAAGGTGCAATCGAAAATCGGGTCCTTAGATAACATCAGCCACGTCCCTggaggaggaaataaaaag ATTGAGACCCATAAGCTGACTTTCCGTGAGAACGCCAAAGCCAAGACTGACCACGGCGCCGAAATTGTCTACAAGTCCCCCACCATCTCCGGAGATGCCTCCCCGCGCCGCCTTAGCAACGTCTCCTCCACCGGCAGCATCAACATGGTGGACTCCCCCCAGCTCGCCACGCTAGCCGACGAAGTGTCTGCTTCGCTGGCCAAGCAGGGCTTGTGA
- the MAPT gene encoding microtubule-associated protein tau isoform X7 — translation MEDHTAGQEKHIPSGYPLQIPVDDGSDEPVSETSDAKSTPTTEDATAPLVEEGDHEDQGGVEQHGEIPEGTTAEEAGVGATPNLEDHAGGDATQGEPSSPKLQPGPPERVGDAIKRESQPMKQVAGVLQQPLLSHEMKATTAVPTRIEVTIPIPLDMYQDSRASEDNNELWDQRGREGIGVDPALGTELGPGVCTEGLAGAGGTADSRIKDGPSPLYTRAPLKEDASGWEGDEDRDVDETSEQDLLSLVGQHVSAGSEMGLCLATGKEALEEYAFEENKSKDVLRDIPREALPVETESHKAVEDQEERRQPLRGEEDRDVTPPEPSVIISQKEVEPEEGEDSGPLLETAKLPVELKDDVEDKDAPLEEAVPGTGKHRSPKKKPCAHVADKAVSRVPLLKGRIDSKDKEGTEAEEKKPKGPEMRGGTKTATPRSAAGQRNSTNATRIPAKTPTAPKTPPGSGRKEQKKPPPAAAKSEKGEQPKSGDRSGYSSPGSPGTPGSRSRTPSLPTPPAREPKKVAVVRTPPKSPASAKSRVQPSAAPMPDLKNVKSKIGSTENLKHQPGGGKVQIVNKKLDFSSVQSKCGSKDNIKHIPGGGSVQIVNKKVDFSSVQSRCGSKDNIKHIPGGGSVQIVYKPVDLSHVTSKCGSLGNIHHKPGGGQVEVKSEKLDFKDKVQSKIGSLDNISHVPGGGNKKIETHKLTFRENAKAKTDHGAEIVYKSPTISGDASPRRLSNVSSTGSINMVDSPQLATLADEVSASLAKQGL, via the exons ATGGAGGATCACACAGCTGGCCAGGAGAAGCACATCCCATCAG gctatccccttcagATACCAGTCGATGATGGATCAGATGAGCCTGTTTCTGAAACATCTGACGCTAAGAGCACCCCAACTACGGAAG ATGCCACAGCACCTTTAGTGGAGGAAGGAGACCACGAGGATCAGGGTGGTGTCGAACAGCACGGGGAGATCCCAGAAGGAACCACAG CTGAAGAGGCAGGTGTAGGAGCCACCCCCAACCTGGAGGACCACGCTGGAGGAGATGCCACTCAAG GGGAGCCAAGCTCTCCAAAGCTACAGCCTGGCCCTCCGGAGCGTGTGGGAGATGCAATAAAAAGAGAAAGCCAGCCCATGAAGCAGGTAGCTGGGGTTCTTCAGCAGCCTCTTCTGTCACATGAAATGAAGGCTACAACAGCAGTTCCCACCAGAATCGAGGTCACCATCCCAATACCCCTGGATATGTACCAAGACTCCAGAGCATCTGAAGACAACAATGAGCTGTGGGATCAGCGAGGCAGAGAAGGCATTGGTGTGGATCCAGCACTGGGAACAGAGCTAGGTCCTGGTGTGTGCACTGAGGGGTTGGCAGGAGCAGGTGGCACAGCTGACTCCCGTATTAAAGATGGGCCATCTCCTTTGTATACCAGAGCTCCATTAAAAGAAGATGCCAGTGGATGGGAAGGAGATGAGGACCGCGATGTTGATGAAACTTCTGAACAGGATTTGCTTTCCCTGGTGGGACAGCATGTTTCAGCAGGATCTGAAATGGGGTTGTGTCTAGCAACAGGCAAGGAAGCTCTTGAAGAATATGCCTTTGAAGAAAACAAGTCCAAAGATGTCCTCAGAGACATCCCAAGAGAGGCACTTCCTGTTGAAACTGAGTCACATAAAGCAGTAGAGGACCAAGAGGAGAGGAGACAGCCATTGAGGGGGGAAGAAGACAGAGATGTCACCCCACCAGAGCCTTCTGTAATCATCTCCCAAAAAGAAGTGGAGCCTGAGGAGGGAGAAGATTCTGGACCCTTGCTAGAAACAGCCAAACTCCCCGTTGAGTTAAAAGATGATGTGGAAGATAAAGACGCTCCTTTGGAAGAGGCTGTGCCAGGTACAGGAAAACACCGGTCACCCAAGAAGAAACCTTGTGCCCATGTTGCAGATAAAGCCGTCAGTCGCGTCCCTCTCCTAAAAG GCCGTATTGACAGCAAAGACAAGGAAGGGACTGAAGCTGAGGAAAAGAAACCGAAG GGCCCGGAGATGAGAGGTGGCACGAAGACGGCCACGCCGCGGTCTGCAGCTGGGCAGAGGAACTCGACCAATGCCACACGCatcccggcaaagacacccacgGCCCCCAAGACACCTCCTGGCTCTG gcagaaaggagcagaaaaaaccacctcctgcagcagcaaaGTCGGAGAAAG GTGAGCAGCCAAAGTCCGGAGACAGAAGCGGTTACAGCagtcccggctcccccgggacTCCAGGCAGCCGTTCCCGCACTCCCTCTCTGCCCACCCCACCAGCCAGGGAGCCCAAGAAGGTGGCAGTGGTTCGCACACCACCGAAATCTCCTGCGTCTGCCAAGAGCCGCGTCCAGCCGTCAGCCGCACCCATGCCTGATCTGAAAAATGTGAAGTCCAAAATTGGCTCAACTGAAAACCTGAAGCACCAGCCCGGAGGTGGCAAG GTGCAGATTGTTAATAAGAAGCTGGACTTTAGCAGCGTTCAATCCAAGTGTGGCTCAAAGGATAATATCAAACACATCCCAGGAGGAGGCAGT GTGCAGATTGTTAATAAGAAGGTGGACTTTAGCAGCGTTCAATCCAGGTGTGGCTCAAAGGATAATATCAAACACATCCCGGGAGGAGGCAGT GTGCAAATCGTTTACAAGCCAGTCGACCTGAGCCACGTGACATCCAAATGTGGTTCCCTGGGCAACATCCATCACAAACCAG GCGGCGGCCAGGTGGAGGTGAAATCTGAGAAACTGGACTTCAAAGATAAGGTGCAATCGAAAATCGGGTCCTTAGATAACATCAGCCACGTCCCTggaggaggaaataaaaag ATTGAGACCCATAAGCTGACTTTCCGTGAGAACGCCAAAGCCAAGACTGACCACGGCGCCGAAATTGTCTACAAGTCCCCCACCATCTCCGGAGATGCCTCCCCGCGCCGCCTTAGCAACGTCTCCTCCACCGGCAGCATCAACATGGTGGACTCCCCCCAGCTCGCCACGCTAGCCGACGAAGTGTCTGCTTCGCTGGCCAAGCAGGGCTTGTGA
- the MAPT gene encoding microtubule-associated protein tau isoform X8, protein MEDHTAGQEKHIPSGYPLQIPVDDGSDEPVSETSDAKSTPTTEDATAPLVEEGDHEDQGGVEQHGEIPEGTTAEEAGVGATPNLEDHAGGDATQGEPSSPKLQPGPPERVGDAIKRESQPMKQVAGVLQQPLLSHEMKATTAVPTRIEVTIPIPLDMYQDSRASEDNNELWDQRGREGIGVDPALGTELGPGVCTEGLAGAGGTADSRIKDGPSPLYTRAPLKEDASGWEGDEDRDVDETSEQDLLSLVGQHVSAGSEMGLCLATGKEALEEYAFEENKSKDVLRDIPREALPVETESHKAVEDQEERRQPLRGEEDRDVTPPEPSVIISQKEVEPEEGEDSGPLLETAKLPVELKDDVEDKDAPLEEAVPGTGKHRSPKKKPCAHVADKAVSRVPLLKGRIDSKDKEGTEAEEKKPKKSSPSTAKPPGDRPSIPPQRHTSSSTTPSKTPSSPASTSKRVSSVTPRPASTGTQETKAKGPEMRGGTKTATPRSAAGQRNSTNATRIPAKTPTAPKTPPGSGRKEQKKPPPAAAKSEKGEQPKSGDRSGYSSPGSPGTPGSRSRTPSLPTPPAREPKKVAVVRTPPKSPASAKSRVQPSAAPMPDLKNVKSKIGSTENLKHQPGGGKVQIVYKPVDLSHVTSKCGSLGNIHHKPGGGQVEVKSEKLDFKDKVQSKIGSLDNISHVPGGGNKKIETHKLTFRENAKAKTDHGAEIVYKSPTISGDASPRRLSNVSSTGSINMVDSPQLATLADEVSASLAKQGL, encoded by the exons ATGGAGGATCACACAGCTGGCCAGGAGAAGCACATCCCATCAG gctatccccttcagATACCAGTCGATGATGGATCAGATGAGCCTGTTTCTGAAACATCTGACGCTAAGAGCACCCCAACTACGGAAG ATGCCACAGCACCTTTAGTGGAGGAAGGAGACCACGAGGATCAGGGTGGTGTCGAACAGCACGGGGAGATCCCAGAAGGAACCACAG CTGAAGAGGCAGGTGTAGGAGCCACCCCCAACCTGGAGGACCACGCTGGAGGAGATGCCACTCAAG GGGAGCCAAGCTCTCCAAAGCTACAGCCTGGCCCTCCGGAGCGTGTGGGAGATGCAATAAAAAGAGAAAGCCAGCCCATGAAGCAGGTAGCTGGGGTTCTTCAGCAGCCTCTTCTGTCACATGAAATGAAGGCTACAACAGCAGTTCCCACCAGAATCGAGGTCACCATCCCAATACCCCTGGATATGTACCAAGACTCCAGAGCATCTGAAGACAACAATGAGCTGTGGGATCAGCGAGGCAGAGAAGGCATTGGTGTGGATCCAGCACTGGGAACAGAGCTAGGTCCTGGTGTGTGCACTGAGGGGTTGGCAGGAGCAGGTGGCACAGCTGACTCCCGTATTAAAGATGGGCCATCTCCTTTGTATACCAGAGCTCCATTAAAAGAAGATGCCAGTGGATGGGAAGGAGATGAGGACCGCGATGTTGATGAAACTTCTGAACAGGATTTGCTTTCCCTGGTGGGACAGCATGTTTCAGCAGGATCTGAAATGGGGTTGTGTCTAGCAACAGGCAAGGAAGCTCTTGAAGAATATGCCTTTGAAGAAAACAAGTCCAAAGATGTCCTCAGAGACATCCCAAGAGAGGCACTTCCTGTTGAAACTGAGTCACATAAAGCAGTAGAGGACCAAGAGGAGAGGAGACAGCCATTGAGGGGGGAAGAAGACAGAGATGTCACCCCACCAGAGCCTTCTGTAATCATCTCCCAAAAAGAAGTGGAGCCTGAGGAGGGAGAAGATTCTGGACCCTTGCTAGAAACAGCCAAACTCCCCGTTGAGTTAAAAGATGATGTGGAAGATAAAGACGCTCCTTTGGAAGAGGCTGTGCCAGGTACAGGAAAACACCGGTCACCCAAGAAGAAACCTTGTGCCCATGTTGCAGATAAAGCCGTCAGTCGCGTCCCTCTCCTAAAAG GCCGTATTGACAGCAAAGACAAGGAAGGGACTGAAGCTGAGGAAAAGAAACCGAAG AAATCCTCACCTTCCACTGCCAAACCCCCAGGCGATAGACCCTCCATCCCCCCCCAGCGACACACCTCCTCTAGCACAACCCCTTCGAAAAcaccctccagccctgcttccacCTCTAAACGAGTCTCATCTGTCACACCCCGACCTGCCAGTACAGGAACACAAGAAACGAAAGCCAAG GGCCCGGAGATGAGAGGTGGCACGAAGACGGCCACGCCGCGGTCTGCAGCTGGGCAGAGGAACTCGACCAATGCCACACGCatcccggcaaagacacccacgGCCCCCAAGACACCTCCTGGCTCTG gcagaaaggagcagaaaaaaccacctcctgcagcagcaaaGTCGGAGAAAG GTGAGCAGCCAAAGTCCGGAGACAGAAGCGGTTACAGCagtcccggctcccccgggacTCCAGGCAGCCGTTCCCGCACTCCCTCTCTGCCCACCCCACCAGCCAGGGAGCCCAAGAAGGTGGCAGTGGTTCGCACACCACCGAAATCTCCTGCGTCTGCCAAGAGCCGCGTCCAGCCGTCAGCCGCACCCATGCCTGATCTGAAAAATGTGAAGTCCAAAATTGGCTCAACTGAAAACCTGAAGCACCAGCCCGGAGGTGGCAAG GTGCAAATCGTTTACAAGCCAGTCGACCTGAGCCACGTGACATCCAAATGTGGTTCCCTGGGCAACATCCATCACAAACCAG GCGGCGGCCAGGTGGAGGTGAAATCTGAGAAACTGGACTTCAAAGATAAGGTGCAATCGAAAATCGGGTCCTTAGATAACATCAGCCACGTCCCTggaggaggaaataaaaag ATTGAGACCCATAAGCTGACTTTCCGTGAGAACGCCAAAGCCAAGACTGACCACGGCGCCGAAATTGTCTACAAGTCCCCCACCATCTCCGGAGATGCCTCCCCGCGCCGCCTTAGCAACGTCTCCTCCACCGGCAGCATCAACATGGTGGACTCCCCCCAGCTCGCCACGCTAGCCGACGAAGTGTCTGCTTCGCTGGCCAAGCAGGGCTTGTGA